DNA sequence from the Acidobacteriaceae bacterium genome:
TCACCGTCTACATGAAGAAGCAGGGCAAGGATGTGAACCTCGACGCCAGCGGCCGCTACGTTTCGCTCGAAGACGAGCAGCGCGACCCGAATGATCCTCGCTGGCGGAACTGAGCGGGCGAAAGTCTCACCCATCTCTCCTGGAGATGGGTATCCCGGAAATATCCGGAGCATCGCCAGCTTTCGCAAGCGAGTCTAACCCTGCAGGAGATATCTCGTATGCAGAAGCGCTCGCTCGGTAAGAGCAACCTCGAAATCGTACCGTTGGTTCTCGGTGGCAACGTCTTTGGCTGGACCGCCGATGAGGCGACCTCGTTCCGCATCCTCGACGCCTTCGTCGACGCAGGCTTTGACGCCGTCGACACCGCCAACATGTACTCTGCCTGGGTTCCCGGCCACAAGGGCGGCGAGTCTGAAGCCGTCATCGGTAGGTGGTTCGCGAAGAGCGGCAAGCGCGACAAAGTCGTCCTCTTCACCAAGGTAGGCAACCCCATGGGCGACGGCTCCAAGGGGCTGAAGAAGGCTTACATCCTGCAGCAGGTCGAAGACTCGCTCCAGCGCCTCCAGACCGACTACATCGACCTCTACCAGTCGCACATGGACGACGACACCACGCCCTTCGAAGAGACTCTCGAGGCGTACCAGACGCTCATTCAGCAGGGCAAGGTAAAGGCCATCGGCGCTTCGAACTACAAGGGCGCGCGCCTCGCCGAGGCGATCGAGCTCGCGCAGCAGAAGGCCCTTCCCACCTACGTCTCGCTGCAGCCCGAGTACAACCTCTACGACCGCGCAGCCTATGAGGCTGACCTTGCTCCAGTCGTCGAAAAGTACGGCCTCGCGGTCATTCCGTACTGGCCTCTGGCCTCCGGCTTCCTGACGGGCAAGTACAAGACGAAGGAAGACGCTGCAGGCGCAAAGCGCGCCGGCATGGTGGGCAAGTACTTCGATGATCGCGGCCTGAAGATCCTGAAGGCCCTCGCTGAGGTGGCCGAAGAGTCCGGTGCGGAGCAGGCCACGGTTACGCTCGCGTGGCTGCTCGCCCAACCCACCATCACGGCCCCGATCGCCAGCGTCAGCAAGCCCGAGCAACTCGACGCTCTCCTCGCCTCCGTCTCGCTCAAGCTCACGGACGCACAGGTGAAGAAGCTCACCGACGCCAGCGCGTACTAAGCTGCCACAGGCAGTTATCACCGTCAAAAGTGAAGGGCATGGTTCGTAACCATGCCCTTCGCTTTTGAACTCCGTTTCTACATTCTCTCCAGCGGCACTGGATCAAGCCGTTCCGCTATCGGCACCCAACCAAAGAACGCCGTCATACCCGACACTGCGATCACCACGGCGATCATCGCGACGCACCCCGGCCAACCTGCATGTCGCCAGGCCACGCCCGGCAGCATGCCTCCGACCGTCCCACCCACGTAGTAAATGCAGATGTACAAACCTGTCGCTGAAACGCGTCCACCCGCAGGTGCGGCGTCGCGGATAAAGCTGTTCGCACACGTCTGCGCGATGAACACGCAGGAGCTCGCCATTGCCAGCCCCGCCGCCACCAGCACCAGCGAGTGCGACAGCGTCGTGAGGATGCCCACCACGCCGACAGACGTCGCAATCAACATGCCGATGCGCAGCCCGATCCGCACCAGGTAGCGCCCCATCACCAGCGTCGCCACCAGCCCGATCAGGTACACCGCAAACAGGTCGCTCAGCTTCTCTGTTGAGAGCAGGAAAGGCTTCTCGGACAGATAGAACGTCACGAAGTTGAACGTCGAAACCAGCGTAAATAACATGCAGAATCCGATGAGGAACGTCGCCAACAATCGCGGGTTCTTCATGTGCCCCAGCAGCGGAGCCAGCACGGAACTCTTCTTCTGCTCATGCTGATGTCGAGGCTTCGGCAGCAGCCATGCGGTCAATCCCGCTCCCACAAATCCACCCACCGCCAGCACTGCAAATACCTCATGCCAGCCCATCCGCGCGGCAATAAAGCCGCCGAGGAATCGCCCGAGGAAGCCGCCAAACACCGTCCCGGCCACATAGCTGCTCATCACCCTCGGCACGTCCAGCGGAGGAAACTCATCGGTGATATACGCAATCGTCAGAATGAAGATTCCGGGCGTCGAAAGCCCCTGCAGCATTCGGCACACCGCCAGCGTATGCAGCGACTGCGCAAAGCTCGTCAGCAACGTTAGAACTGCCAGCGCGACCATCGAAATCACAATCGCTTTCTTGCGCGGCAACCGCTCGCCAAACAGCGCCAGCAGGAACGACGAAATCGCCACACCAATCGTCGCCGCGCTCACCGTCACGCCCACCTGCGTCTCGGTTACGGAGAAGACGTGCGCCAGCATCGGCAGCATCGGCTGCGTGCAGTACAGGTTCAAAAACGCCACAGAGCCGCACAGGAAAACCGCGAGCAGCTTCGCCGTGCTGGCTTGTTGAGGAGAACGTTGCAATCGACTGTCCGCGTCGGTGGAAGGTGTTGTTGCCAGGAAACCCATGATCTTTATTAGATGGTACGCGGAGTGCCCTGACTCATAGCTTCTCCGCATGAACGCCGACGGCCCCGTCGATGCTTCGACGGGGCCGTTGGGGATTGCGCAGGCAAATTACAGAAACAATAGCGTTACGCAGCCGGTGTCGGCGATGCTTTCTCCGAATCCAGCACCACGCCGATCGCGTGAACGACAGACGTCACACGAATCGCCGCATTCACCAGCTCTTCGGTCACACCCTTGCTGCGCAGCACGGCTTCATGCGAAGCCACGCACTTGCCGCACGCGTTCACGGCAGAAACCGCCAGGCACCACAGCTCGAAGTCGTTGTGGTCCACGTTGTGGCCACGCAGAGCGTTCATGCGCAGACGCGCAGGCAGCGTCGCATACTTCTCGTTCTCGGTCAGGTGGTGGAAGCGGTAGTAGACATTGTTCATGCCCATAATCGCCGCCGCAGCCTTCACCGCGTCGATCACGTTCGGTTCCAGCAGCTTGCTCGCTTCTTCAATCGTCGCAGCGGTCAGCTCGGCCGAACGCGTCGCAATGGCAGAGGCAACCACCGTCCCCCAAAGCTGCTGCGGCGTCAGCTCTGTGTTCTGCTTCACAAGAGAAGAAAAGTTCAGCTTCAGGTCCTTGGCATAGCCAGGAAGACCTGCAATCAATTCATCCAGAGACATTCCAAAATCCTTTCGTTCCGCTTCGAGTGGGTCACACCCAAAGGTGCAAGAAAAGGTGGCCGCCGCTCGCTGCGTGGCCACCTTCCCTCAGCTTTCTTTCATTAGACAGCGAGCGTCGACTCGCCCTTCTGCCAGTTGCACGGGCAGAGCTCATCGGTCTGCAGCGCATCCAGCACGCGCAGCACTTCCTGCGGGTTGCGGCCCACCGAGCCAGCCGTCACGTACACGAACTGGATCTCGTTGTTCGGGTCGACGAGGAACGTCGCACGCTGTGCCACGCCGTCTGCGCCGAGGATGCCAAGCTGACCAACGAGGTCGCGCTTGATGTCCGAGAGCATCGGGAAGGGGAGTTCCTTCAGGTCGTCGTGGTTGTTGCGCCATGCGAGGTGAACGAACTCGGAGTCGATCGAGCCGCCGAGAATCTGGCAATCACGGTCGAGGAAGTCCTGGTTCAGCTTGCCGAAGCCAGCGATCTCCGTCGGGCAGACGAACGTGAAGTCCTTCGGCCAGAAGAAGTACAGCTTCCACTTACCGGCGTACGACTCGTTCGTGATCGTCTCGAAGGCCTTGCTGTTGTCGCGGCTTACGGTTGCAGTCAAAGAGAATTCAGGAAAGCTTTCGCCAATTTGCAGCATGGGGTGTATCTCCTTCTGGTTTTTAGGTAACAGGTTCACTGCATGATCCGAAGCAGGGGCCGCGGACCGGAGAGTTGCAAGATGAAGTTGTCGCGCTGTCTTTCTGCGCTCTAGTTCACCGGACCCTTTGCCTGGCACTGCCTGCAAAGTCCGATGACGTCCACGGAGTACCGTTCCACCAGGAATCCTCCGGGAAGCTTTGTTCGTGTCGGCAGAAGCCCAAGCTCCTGCTCCTCGATGTCGGAGATGCTTTTGCACTCCGAGCAAACCATGTGATGGTGTGGCCGCGCGTTCAACTCAACCCGCCGCGTGCCGTGGTGCAGACTCACTTCGCGAAAGATGCCGCAATCTACAAACAGGTGAATGTTCTTGTAGACGGTCGCGAGCGAGATGCTGGGCACCGTCTGGCGCACGATCTCGTAGACTTCTTCCGGCGAAGGATGCCCATGCATCTTCTGCATCACCTCAAACAACACCTGCCGCTGATGCGTCACAGGGATGCCGTGTTCCTGGCAAAGCTCGCGAAATGTGTCTTGAGAGATCACTTGCTAAAAGCTATTAGATGATAAGAATTATCATCCGTCAAGCAGGTCTGTCCTCTGCCTGATGACGCGTCAACCGGAGACTCTACGCTTTCCTGATCTACGTACTCTTGCAGAATCGCAGCTTCTTACAGAATCGCAGCCTTTTACAGGATTGCAGACGAGTCGGAGTAGAGGTGGCCTCTAGGCCACCGTCAGGGAAGCCGATTTCAGGGGCTTTAGCCCCGGCAGCAGGCGCCACCCCTAAAACGGCGTCTCCACCCTGGGCTTCATTCGTCCGTACACCCAGGCCACGCTCTGCCACACGCCATCGATCAGCAACGCCAGGGCTCCGCCAATCGCCGTATTCATCAGTCGAATATGCGCTGCCTGCGTTTCAGAAAAGCCACCGAAGCGGAAGAGGAACACGATGTACAGCGTCATGCAGAGCGAGAACAGCGCATAGTTCACCGCCTGCAGCGCATAGCAGCCCAGGCACGCGAGCATGATCATCGCCGCCAGCAGAGCCACGGGCCAATGATGGACACTATGCGCCAGGAGCAACGCAATCGTTGCGCCGGCAATCGTTCCCGCGACACGCGCAATCGAGCGCGAAAGCGTGCCTGTCCACTGCTGTCGCAGGCAAAGCAGCGCGGTCATCGGAATCCAGTAGCCGTTGCGCAGGTGGTAGTGCCGATAGACCGCTGTCGTCAGCACAATCGTCGTCAGCAGCCGGGTCGAGTACTCCAGCGTGCTCGATCCCCAGCTCATGTGATGATGCAGCCGCTGGCAGTAGTCCTTGGCCCGCGTGACCACAATCGCCTTCGCTGGAGCTTCCTGCCTGCGCAGCTTCGGTAAGCGAACCGCCGCGTGGACACACCACTGCAGCGTCCCGCCCAGCAGCATCGCCGCTGCGCGTCCTGCCGCCTGATGTGGTCCGTTCGGGAAGTAGGTTGCAATCACGAGGTAGACTCCCGCCTGCAGGCCCATCCATCCCGCGCTCGCGCCCAGACCCGACAGCAACCCGTAGTTCAACCCGGCCACCGCAACGACGACGAGCACCACCGGCGTCCACTGCGCGGCAAGCGAACCGGCAAACGTAGCTGTCGTTAGCGCGAGCGTGGCCAGAGCCATGCTGATCAGCGGAGACTCCAGCATGGGATGAAATACTGCAAAGCCTGCGGTGAACGCTCCACCCGCCGCGATCGCTCCAGCCGCTTCATGCCCGGTCAACCGCCCGACAATCAGGCAGCAGCCAATCGCCAGCATCGCCAGCAGCCCTTCATCCACAGTCCGCTGCTCCCACGGAGTAGGCAGCGTGTCGGCGGAGATCGTTTCAAACTCAAACATGAATACAGATCGTTAGATGCAAGAGATACTAGCTCACGGCAGAGTACGTTCTCTGCCCCGTCTGTACTGTCATTCCGAGCGCAGTGAGGGATCTGCTTGCCGCCCACCGCGGCAAAAATCACGCTCAGCCTCATCGATCGTGGACTTCGCTCTCAAACTTCGCGCACGTCGCGTTAGGGCTTTTGCCACCCTTCTACGCAGAAGCCGGGGCTTTCACCCCGGCTTTCCAGCTAACCCCGCAGCTTCGCCACCAACTCCGCGCGAGCCACCTTCACCTGCGCGCCGTCCACAAACGTCTTCACCGTGAACGCATCGCTCGCCACTTCGTCTTCGCCTACCAGCACAATCGCCCGCGCCAGCTTGTCGGCGACGTCGAAGCTCTTGCGCAGCTTGAAGCCGCCATCGCCCACGTCGACGCTCAACCCGGCCGCGCGCAGATCATGCGCCAGCTTCAGCGCCGCCGCATTCTGTTCCTTGCCCAGCGGAGCCACATAGGCATCCAGCTTCGGCTCAGCAAGCGTCGTGCCCGCTGCCGCAGCATCGGCCTCAGCCTGCGCCTGCAGCGTCAGAATCAAGCGGTCTTCGCCAATCGCAAACCCGATACCCGGCGCACGAGGCCCGCCCAGCATCTCGCTCAACCCGTCATAGCGTCCACCGCCCAGCAGCGCATTCTGCGTGCCCAGTCCGGTCGTCACGGTGAACTCAAACGTCGTTCGCGTGTAGTAGTCCAACCCGCGAACCAGCCGGGGATTGATCGTGTACGCCACGCCGCAGGCGTCCAGCGCGGCCTTCACCTGCTCAAAGTGCTCGCGCGACTCGTCGCCAAGATAGTCTGCGATCTTTGGCAGAGCGTTGATGATCTCCTGGTCGTTCTCGTCCTTCGAGTCCAGCACGCGCAGCGGATTCAGATCCGCACGCCGCTGATTGTCCTCGCACAGCAGGTGCTTCACCGGCTGCAACGCCTCACGCAGCGCCGCGTTGTAGCGAGCGCGATCATCGGAGTTGCCCACCGAGTTCAGCTCAAGCTTCCAGCCGCGAATTCCCAGCTCATCGAGCATCGTCGACAGCATCTCGAGAATCTCCGCATCGCGCAGAGGCGACTCCGCCCCCGAGCTCTGCGGCCCGATCACCTCAGCGCCAATCTGCCAGAACTGCCGATAGCGCCCACGCTGCGGACGCTCCCGTCGAAACTGCGGACCGATGTAATAAAGCTTTTGCAGCGCACCGGTCTCGCCCAGCTTGTGCTCGATATACGCGCGCACGACACCAGCGGTATTCTCTGGCCGCAGCGTCAGCATCTGGGCCTTTTCGCTGGCCGCCCGAGCGCGGTCTTCCCACGTAAACATCTCTTTGGAGACGATGTCGGTCTCCTCGCCCACACCGCGAGCGAAGAGTTCGGTGGTTTCGAGCACCGGCGTACGAATCTCGCCAAAGCCATAGCGCGCAAACACGGCGCGCGCGGTCATTTCCACGCGGTTCCACAGCGGAGTCTGATCAGGAAGAAGGTCGCGGGTCCCACGGACCGCTTTCAAAGTTACATTGCTTGCCATCGTTCCCAAGTTTATCAACCACTGACTGGTCTTTGCTTTCGCAGGAAGCAGGAAGCAGGAAGCAGGAAGCAGGAAGCAGGAAGCAGGAAGCAGGAAGCAGGAAGCAGGAAGCAGGAAGCAGGGCTGGGATCGCAGCAGGGGATCGGGTGGGGGCTGTAGGCGGAGGACCGCGGAGGCTCACTCTTCGGCAATGGACTTTGCTACTTGGAGTAGAGGTGGGCTTCAGCCCACCGTCCAACCCAGGCAGAAAAGGGGCTTTAGCCTCGGCCTACTCCGGCACCTTCAGACCGCTCTCATTCACTTCGTCAATCTCTTCCGTCTGCTTGCGCACATCCCAAAGAAATCCCAATCCCATCGCCAACGGAATGACTCCAGCCGCTGCGCCGCAAAGAACATTCCGCACCTGCAGAATCGACGCCAGCGCTATAAAGAAGACGATGACGCCCCCCGCGCTCGCCAGCAACACATACGCCGTCAGCCGCAGGTTGGCCCGGCGACGCATCTGCGTCTGCGCAGGCTTGCCATGGATAATCGCCAGCTCTTCCTCCGTCGGCGGTACCGGCACGCCGCGAGCAATCGCCGCCAGCCGTTCCTGGCTCTGCAACTGACGCTTCCGTACGTCCGACCAGTAACTCGCCACAGACATGCCCAGAATCATCGCGCATCCTGCTACCGGAACAACAAACGGACTATCCACGCTCGTATGCATCATCTCCATCAACATCTCGATCTCTCCTCTTCGGCACGGTGGGCCGGTCATTCTTCGATTACGCTGCGCTTGGACTGCACGCCGAGGCGAAAGTTTCAGTCACCTGGATGAAACTTTCGGCCTCCTCCGCAGTCATAGCGCGTACAGTGTTGCCAACCCGCACACGCGCCTCGCCCATGCCCACGCCGTACACATCGCCGGAAGCCTTCACCATGCTGGTGCGTGAGCATCAGCAGTCTGTCTTTCGCACCCTCACCCGGCTCACCGGCCCCGGGCCGCACGTTGAAGACCTCGCACAGGAGGCCTTCCTCCGGCTCTACCGCGCACTGCCCGAGTTCCGCGGCGACGCAGCCATCAGCACCTACCTCTATCGCATCCTCGTCAACCTCGCGCAGGACGAGTGGAAGCGACGCCGTCGTGAGCGCACCGTCCTCGGCTCCGCTCCCCTCGACGACGAAGACCCCGACGACAATGGCTCGCAGTGGCTCGAAAACCAGCCCGGCGATCACTTCGCCGAGCACGCCCGCACGCCCGAGCAGCAACTCGCCGCCTCCGACCTCCAGCGCATCACCGAAGAAGAGCTCAACCTCCTCTCGCCCACAGAGCGCGCCGTCCTCGTCCTTTACCACCAGGAAGAGCAGACCTACGAAGCCATCTCCACGGCGCTCGCGCTGCCCATCAACACCATCCGCACACACCTCCACCGCGGGCGCAGACGCCTCAGCGACCGCATCCGCGCGCGTCTTGGAGTACCCATTCCCGCGGAGCCCGGAACCGCAATTCCTGCAGCCATAGCCACCGAAGGGAGAGCCTGATGTTTTACGCTAAAGAAGAGATGGAACCGATTCGTCAGGACGACTTCGAAGCCCGCATCGTTGCGGCGCTGGAGCACGCTCCTGCCGCGCCGCCCCCCGCAGAGTTCGCCGCGCACGTTGCTCACCAGCTTCCTGCGCCGCGCCGCCATACGCGCCACCTGCACGTCGGCCGCACGGCCTCGGCTCTGGCAGCCGTCATGCTCCTCGCGCTCATCCTCTGGCTCGCTCCCCGCGCGACGGCCAGCTTTCTGAACCTCGCCTTCGACCTCGAACTTCTGGCGATCACGGTCCTCGCGCTCCTGGCCTGGCTCCTACCCCGCCACTGGCGCGAAGTTTAGCCTCGCACCACTTTGTTCCAACGTCTTCTTGGAGTCGTTCTCCGTTCGACACAGAGTTGATCGAAGCTGTATCAGAGAACTCACGAAGATGGCATCAGGAAACGATTTGTTTTCCCGAACGCAGTGAGGGACATGCAAGTCGCCCGCTGCACCTCGCCGTCCAGCGAGCCACGAAACCCCTTCGCGAACTTCGCGCCGAAACTTTGCGCCCTTAGCGTTCATCCGTTGCTGTTGCTGTTGGAGTAGAGGTGGGCTTCAGCCCACCGTCCCGCGCCGCCACAAAAAGGGGCTTTTGCCCCGGCATCCTCACCACAAAGAGAAAGGGCCGCTCCTAAAAGGAACGGCCCCTATTTGTTGCCTGCTGCAGTTTCGCGAGCGTCACAACAAAAACCTTTACGCCCTACGAAACAAACCTGTTTCCGGCGACAACTCTTCAGATGCGCCTCCCGTAGGTCCCGGTTGCCTCACCTCCGCGAGGCAGCGCCTGCGCACGCCCCGGCATCCAAACCCTTGTCGGTGCTGCTACGAGCGCGCCTCCGTGAAAGGGAATCGATGAACAAGAAAGCGATGTACGCTGCTGCCGCCATCCTCGCCTACTCTGGCATTACGTACGCTCAGGCACCGCCTGCTGCGCCCGCTCCGGGAACCCCCGCTGCTATCTCGCCTTCGCAGCAACCCGCCACTCCCTCCAAAGCAGACCCCACCGCACCCACTGCGGCTCCGACCAAAGACCAGTTAAAGGCGCAGGAGAAGCAAGCCAAGCTCAACGAAAAATCTGCTAAAGCACAGGCGAAGTCGGCCAAGCAGCAGCAAAAGGCGCTCAAGCAGCAGGACAAGGCTCAGGACGCCGCCAAAAAGGCCTCCGAAAACTCCAGCACCCCGCCGCCCCAGCAGTAGAATCCTCCGCCCGAGCACAGCAAATATCTGACAGCAATAAGGGCGGCAGTAGGGTAGGGCTTTAGCCCTGCCGTGCGGGCATATTTCCGAAAAAGTGGCTTCAGCGCGGGGATACGCCTCTAGCCACGCTCCACCCCATCATCCTCGCGATACTCCCGCGAGTACTCCACATAGCCCGCCGCATATTTGCGAATTCCCGCAAGGTCCTCCGCTCCCAGGGTCTTTCGAGCCTTCGCCGGAACTCCCGCCACCAGCGTTCCCGGCGGAACTTCCACGCCCTCCAGCACCAGCGCCCCGGCGGCCACCATCGACCCCGCTCCGATCCGCGCTCCGTTCAGGATCACCGCACCCATCCCCACCAGGACATCGTCTTCCAGCGTGCATCCATGCACCGTGGCGTTGTGCCCAATGGTGCATCGATCGCCCACAATCGTCGGGTGCAGGCCCTTCATGCCATGCAGCACCGCTCCATCCTGCACGTTGGACTCTTCGCCGATCCGGATAAAGTGGACATCGCCTCGTAGCGTCGCATTCGGCCACACGCTCGACCGTGCCCCGATCGTTACTTCACCGATCACTGTCGCTTCGCAATCTACGTAAGCGTCCTCGGCAATTTCCGGTCGCCGACCCCGATGTATCCGTATCATCGAATATTTCCTCTTGAATATTTAC
Encoded proteins:
- a CDS encoding aldo/keto reductase; this translates as MQKRSLGKSNLEIVPLVLGGNVFGWTADEATSFRILDAFVDAGFDAVDTANMYSAWVPGHKGGESEAVIGRWFAKSGKRDKVVLFTKVGNPMGDGSKGLKKAYILQQVEDSLQRLQTDYIDLYQSHMDDDTTPFEETLEAYQTLIQQGKVKAIGASNYKGARLAEAIELAQQKALPTYVSLQPEYNLYDRAAYEADLAPVVEKYGLAVIPYWPLASGFLTGKYKTKEDAAGAKRAGMVGKYFDDRGLKILKALAEVAEESGAEQATVTLAWLLAQPTITAPIASVSKPEQLDALLASVSLKLTDAQVKKLTDASAY
- a CDS encoding MFS transporter, yielding MGFLATTPSTDADSRLQRSPQQASTAKLLAVFLCGSVAFLNLYCTQPMLPMLAHVFSVTETQVGVTVSAATIGVAISSFLLALFGERLPRKKAIVISMVALAVLTLLTSFAQSLHTLAVCRMLQGLSTPGIFILTIAYITDEFPPLDVPRVMSSYVAGTVFGGFLGRFLGGFIAARMGWHEVFAVLAVGGFVGAGLTAWLLPKPRHQHEQKKSSVLAPLLGHMKNPRLLATFLIGFCMLFTLVSTFNFVTFYLSEKPFLLSTEKLSDLFAVYLIGLVATLVMGRYLVRIGLRIGMLIATSVGVVGILTTLSHSLVLVAAGLAMASSCVFIAQTCANSFIRDAAPAGGRVSATGLYICIYYVGGTVGGMLPGVAWRHAGWPGCVAMIAVVIAVSGMTAFFGWVPIAERLDPVPLERM
- a CDS encoding carboxymuconolactone decarboxylase family protein codes for the protein MSLDELIAGLPGYAKDLKLNFSSLVKQNTELTPQQLWGTVVASAIATRSAELTAATIEEASKLLEPNVIDAVKAAAAIMGMNNVYYRFHHLTENEKYATLPARLRMNALRGHNVDHNDFELWCLAVSAVNACGKCVASHEAVLRSKGVTEELVNAAIRVTSVVHAIGVVLDSEKASPTPAA
- a CDS encoding peroxiredoxin, which translates into the protein MLQIGESFPEFSLTATVSRDNSKAFETITNESYAGKWKLYFFWPKDFTFVCPTEIAGFGKLNQDFLDRDCQILGGSIDSEFVHLAWRNNHDDLKELPFPMLSDIKRDLVGQLGILGADGVAQRATFLVDPNNEIQFVYVTAGSVGRNPQEVLRVLDALQTDELCPCNWQKGESTLAV
- a CDS encoding transcriptional repressor, which produces MTHQRQVLFEVMQKMHGHPSPEEVYEIVRQTVPSISLATVYKNIHLFVDCGIFREVSLHHGTRRVELNARPHHHMVCSECKSISDIEEQELGLLPTRTKLPGGFLVERYSVDVIGLCRQCQAKGPVN
- a CDS encoding FUSC family protein produces the protein MFEFETISADTLPTPWEQRTVDEGLLAMLAIGCCLIVGRLTGHEAAGAIAAGGAFTAGFAVFHPMLESPLISMALATLALTTATFAGSLAAQWTPVVLVVVAVAGLNYGLLSGLGASAGWMGLQAGVYLVIATYFPNGPHQAAGRAAAMLLGGTLQWCVHAAVRLPKLRRQEAPAKAIVVTRAKDYCQRLHHHMSWGSSTLEYSTRLLTTIVLTTAVYRHYHLRNGYWIPMTALLCLRQQWTGTLSRSIARVAGTIAGATIALLLAHSVHHWPVALLAAMIMLACLGCYALQAVNYALFSLCMTLYIVFLFRFGGFSETQAAHIRLMNTAIGGALALLIDGVWQSVAWVYGRMKPRVETPF
- the hisS gene encoding histidine--tRNA ligase: MASNVTLKAVRGTRDLLPDQTPLWNRVEMTARAVFARYGFGEIRTPVLETTELFARGVGEETDIVSKEMFTWEDRARAASEKAQMLTLRPENTAGVVRAYIEHKLGETGALQKLYYIGPQFRRERPQRGRYRQFWQIGAEVIGPQSSGAESPLRDAEILEMLSTMLDELGIRGWKLELNSVGNSDDRARYNAALREALQPVKHLLCEDNQRRADLNPLRVLDSKDENDQEIINALPKIADYLGDESREHFEQVKAALDACGVAYTINPRLVRGLDYYTRTTFEFTVTTGLGTQNALLGGGRYDGLSEMLGGPRAPGIGFAIGEDRLILTLQAQAEADAAAAGTTLAEPKLDAYVAPLGKEQNAAALKLAHDLRAAGLSVDVGDGGFKLRKSFDVADKLARAIVLVGEDEVASDAFTVKTFVDGAQVKVARAELVAKLRG
- a CDS encoding sigma-70 family RNA polymerase sigma factor, whose product is MKLSASSAVIARTVLPTRTRASPMPTPYTSPEAFTMLVREHQQSVFRTLTRLTGPGPHVEDLAQEAFLRLYRALPEFRGDAAISTYLYRILVNLAQDEWKRRRRERTVLGSAPLDDEDPDDNGSQWLENQPGDHFAEHARTPEQQLAASDLQRITEEELNLLSPTERAVLVLYHQEEQTYEAISTALALPINTIRTHLHRGRRRLSDRIRARLGVPIPAEPGTAIPAAIATEGRA
- a CDS encoding gamma carbonic anhydrase family protein — protein: MIRIHRGRRPEIAEDAYVDCEATVIGEVTIGARSSVWPNATLRGDVHFIRIGEESNVQDGAVLHGMKGLHPTIVGDRCTIGHNATVHGCTLEDDVLVGMGAVILNGARIGAGSMVAAGALVLEGVEVPPGTLVAGVPAKARKTLGAEDLAGIRKYAAGYVEYSREYREDDGVERG